In a single window of the Tellurirhabdus bombi genome:
- a CDS encoding LLM class flavin-dependent oxidoreductase, whose translation MRLSVLDQSPIRKGSNAREALLETVALAKLAEELGYTRFWVSEHHNTNTLAGTSPEVLIAHLAGQTNTIRLGSGGVMLPHYSALKVAENFRLLETLFPGRIDLGIGRAPGSDRVTASVLNPANTFSDQDLVNQLFDLQNYLNDRYAPGSLQAKVRAMPMAPSVPEQWILSSSGQSASLAAHFGTGFSFAHFINPNGGPWAVRQYRERFQPSENLEEPQVNVAFFVFCSEDPEKVRRQQAVFDHRFLMLETKGTLVPFEYEDIESVEYSLAEQGRIQYNRQRMVMGTPDEVKKAFEKYAEQYEVDEIMLVNSASNFDERLESHRLLAEAFELKSVAV comes from the coding sequence ATGCGTTTAAGTGTTTTAGATCAATCGCCGATTCGGAAAGGCAGTAATGCGCGGGAAGCGCTGCTGGAAACAGTGGCCCTGGCAAAACTGGCCGAAGAGCTGGGTTATACACGTTTCTGGGTTTCTGAACATCACAATACCAATACATTAGCGGGTACTTCTCCCGAAGTACTGATTGCCCACCTGGCCGGCCAAACCAATACCATTCGCCTGGGATCGGGTGGCGTCATGCTGCCTCACTACAGCGCCCTGAAGGTAGCCGAGAACTTCCGCCTGCTCGAAACGCTGTTCCCCGGTCGGATCGACCTGGGCATCGGCCGGGCTCCTGGCAGCGACCGCGTTACAGCCAGTGTGCTCAACCCGGCCAATACGTTCAGCGATCAGGATTTGGTGAATCAGTTGTTTGATTTGCAAAATTACCTCAACGACCGATACGCCCCCGGCAGCTTGCAGGCCAAAGTACGGGCGATGCCGATGGCTCCGTCGGTGCCCGAACAGTGGATTTTAAGCTCCAGTGGACAAAGTGCCTCCCTGGCAGCCCACTTTGGAACGGGTTTTTCGTTCGCCCATTTCATCAATCCAAATGGTGGTCCGTGGGCGGTTCGGCAATACAGGGAGCGTTTTCAGCCGTCCGAAAATCTGGAAGAGCCGCAGGTGAATGTCGCTTTTTTTGTTTTCTGTTCGGAAGATCCCGAAAAAGTACGTCGGCAACAAGCCGTGTTTGATCACCGCTTTTTGATGCTGGAAACCAAAGGCACGTTGGTACCCTTTGAATACGAAGACATTGAATCGGTAGAATACTCACTCGCGGAGCAGGGACGCATTCAGTACAACCGGCAGCGCATGGTGATGGGCACGCCCGATGAGGTAAAGAAAGCCTTCGAGAAATACGCGGAGCAATACGAAGTTGATGAAATTATGCTGGTTAACAGCGCATCCAATTTTGACGAACGCCTGGAATCGCATCGGTTGCTGGCCGAAGCATTTGAGCTGAAAAGCGTTGCGGTTTAA
- a CDS encoding OPT family oligopeptide transporter encodes MESKATDFKPYVSAEQSPAEFTFKAVVTGAVFGVLFGAATVYLSLKAGLSVSASIPIAVLAISLGRRFLNTTILENNIIQTTGSAGESIASGVVFTLPGFLFLTRAETGESVGDDFFNYWTILTLAILGGLLGTLMMIPLRRALIVQEHGTLPYPEGTACGSVLIAGERGGDFAKTAYQGLGAALVYAVLQKVLHVIAEVPTWATKQVNRYFPSAQVSGEITPEYLGVGYIIGFHISAVLVGGGILAWLALIPLLATLVPGDIIAAQLVKLGYLTSVQTAGGPGGWDPATHGFSDTAAAIYRAYIRQIGAGAVTAGGFMTLLKTIPTIVSSFRDSFKKADIGTEGVQVRRTEQDLSVKIVIFGSIALAVLMVLLPQIPGDSIITKLLIAVLVIVFGFFFVTVASRIVGLIGSSSSPVSGMTIATIMGTSLVFIGFGLTGRIYEPAVLVVGGMICIAAANAGGTSQDLKTGYLVGATPKYQQIALFIGVIVSSLAVGATVKVLDTPTPDLVAQGITHAIGSDKFPAPQGTLMATLIKGLLSFNLDWQFVLVGAFMAFVVEICGISALAFAVGLYLPLSTTLPIFAGGCMKALVDWNAKRKNIIEEDADLGKGSLFSTGLVAGGALAGVAVALLSVNDGIYNALASLSLEPALVGALGEEGYQLLGALAFLGLALVLYRVATKRN; translated from the coding sequence ATGGAATCAAAAGCTACCGACTTCAAACCGTATGTTTCTGCCGAGCAATCTCCGGCTGAATTCACCTTCAAGGCCGTTGTAACCGGAGCGGTGTTTGGTGTGTTGTTTGGGGCGGCCACGGTGTATTTGTCGTTAAAAGCAGGTCTATCCGTTTCCGCCTCCATCCCCATTGCGGTTCTGGCTATTTCGCTGGGGCGGCGGTTTCTAAATACGACCATTCTCGAAAATAACATTATCCAAACCACGGGCTCAGCGGGCGAGTCCATCGCTTCGGGGGTAGTTTTTACCTTGCCGGGGTTTCTGTTTCTGACCCGGGCCGAAACGGGCGAGAGCGTCGGTGATGACTTTTTTAACTATTGGACCATCCTGACGCTGGCGATTCTGGGTGGTTTGCTGGGAACATTGATGATGATTCCGCTGCGGCGGGCGCTCATTGTGCAGGAACACGGAACGCTGCCTTACCCCGAAGGAACCGCCTGCGGCTCTGTACTGATTGCCGGCGAGCGGGGCGGCGATTTTGCCAAAACGGCTTACCAGGGGTTGGGAGCGGCGTTGGTTTACGCAGTCCTGCAAAAAGTGCTGCACGTCATTGCCGAAGTACCCACCTGGGCGACCAAGCAAGTAAATCGGTATTTTCCGTCGGCGCAGGTGTCGGGAGAAATTACGCCGGAATACCTGGGCGTGGGTTATATTATTGGCTTTCATATTTCGGCGGTGCTGGTGGGTGGCGGAATTCTGGCCTGGCTCGCTCTGATTCCCCTGCTGGCTACGTTGGTTCCCGGTGACATTATTGCGGCGCAGCTCGTCAAGTTGGGGTATTTGACCAGTGTTCAAACGGCGGGTGGTCCGGGCGGCTGGGACCCGGCCACGCATGGTTTTAGTGACACGGCGGCGGCGATTTATCGGGCCTATATTCGGCAGATTGGCGCGGGTGCGGTAACGGCGGGGGGCTTTATGACCCTCCTGAAAACCATTCCAACTATTGTGTCGTCGTTTCGGGATAGTTTTAAAAAGGCAGATATTGGCACCGAAGGCGTACAGGTCCGGCGGACGGAGCAGGACTTATCGGTGAAGATCGTTATTTTTGGAAGCATTGCCCTGGCGGTTTTGATGGTGCTTTTGCCGCAAATTCCGGGCGATTCAATTATCACAAAACTCCTCATTGCGGTACTGGTTATTGTCTTCGGTTTCTTCTTTGTGACCGTAGCGAGCCGGATTGTGGGACTGATCGGGTCTAGTTCGTCGCCCGTGTCGGGGATGACCATTGCGACGATTATGGGGACTTCGTTGGTCTTCATCGGCTTCGGTCTAACGGGGCGCATCTACGAACCGGCGGTACTGGTGGTCGGTGGGATGATCTGCATAGCCGCGGCCAACGCGGGGGGCACCTCGCAGGATTTGAAAACGGGCTATTTGGTGGGCGCAACGCCCAAATACCAGCAAATTGCCTTATTTATCGGCGTAATCGTCTCCTCGCTGGCTGTCGGAGCGACGGTGAAAGTACTCGACACACCCACGCCTGACCTGGTAGCGCAGGGAATTACCCACGCCATTGGTAGCGATAAGTTTCCGGCTCCGCAGGGAACGCTGATGGCCACCCTCATCAAAGGACTTCTGTCGTTCAATCTGGACTGGCAATTTGTGCTTGTTGGGGCATTTATGGCGTTTGTCGTTGAGATTTGCGGGATCAGCGCACTGGCATTTGCCGTCGGTTTGTATCTGCCGTTATCAACTACCTTGCCTATTTTTGCCGGTGGCTGCATGAAAGCCCTGGTTGACTGGAATGCCAAACGCAAGAACATCATCGAAGAAGACGCCGATCTGGGCAAGGGAAGCCTATTTTCAACAGGTCTTGTAGCGGGTGGAGCGCTGGCGGGTGTGGCCGTTGCGCTCTTATCGGTGAACGATGGTATTTACAACGCGCTGGCGAGTCTTTCGCTCGAACCGGCTCTGGTAGGTGCTTTGGGCGAGGAGGGTTACCAATTGCTGGGGGCCTTGGCCTTTCTTGGATTGGCGCTGGTTTTGTATCGGGTAGCTACGAAGCGGAATTAA
- a CDS encoding aldo/keto reductase: MKLVPLGKSDLLVSEISFGCMSLGDDLTENTRLLHQALDKGINFFDTADLYQDGQNEISVGKAFQDRRDRVFIATKVGNQRRADGLGWDWNPRKAYIIKAVEESLKRLQTNYIDLYQLHGGTIDDPIDETIEAFELLKEVGKIRHYGISSIRPNVIREYISRSNIVSVMMQYSLLDRRPQEEYLDLLHQHQISVLARGTLAKGLLAGKETDLYMNYGLEEVDKAAEAIHAQSTPDRSPVATAIRYVLAHPAVASAVVGIRTEEQLREAFQAGNAPELTTDEWQALASSIPANHYEDHR, translated from the coding sequence ATGAAACTTGTCCCTCTCGGTAAATCGGATCTCCTGGTCAGCGAAATTAGCTTTGGCTGCATGTCTCTCGGTGATGATCTGACGGAAAATACGCGTCTCTTGCACCAGGCCCTTGACAAAGGCATTAACTTTTTCGATACGGCGGACCTTTATCAGGACGGTCAGAATGAAATAAGTGTCGGTAAAGCATTCCAGGACCGACGGGACCGGGTTTTCATTGCCACTAAAGTAGGGAACCAACGCCGGGCCGACGGACTGGGCTGGGACTGGAATCCGCGCAAAGCCTATATTATAAAGGCGGTGGAAGAAAGCCTAAAACGGTTACAAACTAACTACATCGACCTCTACCAACTCCACGGAGGCACCATCGATGATCCCATTGACGAAACCATCGAAGCGTTTGAGCTTTTGAAGGAGGTAGGAAAAATTCGGCATTATGGCATTTCGTCTATTCGTCCCAACGTCATCCGGGAATACATCAGTCGGTCTAATATCGTGAGTGTTATGATGCAGTATAGCCTCCTCGACCGGCGTCCACAAGAAGAATACCTGGATTTACTGCATCAACACCAGATCAGCGTACTGGCTCGCGGAACGCTTGCCAAAGGTTTGCTGGCTGGTAAAGAGACGGATTTGTACATGAATTACGGTCTTGAAGAAGTGGATAAGGCTGCCGAAGCGATTCATGCCCAGTCAACGCCCGACCGCAGTCCGGTAGCAACCGCCATTCGGTACGTACTGGCCCATCCGGCTGTAGCGTCGGCAGTCGTTGGGATTCGGACGGAAGAGCAGCTTCGGGAGGCTTTCCAGGCCGGAAACGCTCCTGAACTAACCACCGACGAATGGCAGGCTTTGGCCAGCTCGATTCCGGCCAATCACTACGAAGATCATCGCTAG
- a CDS encoding lactonase family protein has translation MLKQLFLIFVSLFMINAAQGQSKEIIYVGTYSVRGSEGVYVFEFDRSKGTLQPLQTIASAKSPSFLAIHPSQKFLYSVNEGAPESGGVSSFSIDPKTGKLTLMNQESSRGKGPCHISIDQTGKLAFVSNYGGGRFTVLPIASDGKLETATDSLSYTGSGPNTKRQEKPHIHSATVSPDNRFVYVADLGTDRLYIYEIDQAGKTVKPASTPYATVSPGSGPRHMTFHPNGKYVYLVEEMTSSVAVFTRDAKTGALTLIQDNVKSLPSSFTGDNNTSADIHTDPAGRFLFMSNRGHNALAIFSIAKDGKLTLVGDQSSGGKTPRNFLVDPKGEYVFAANQDTDNIVVYKMDSKTGKLTPTGTEVKVPAPVCVKLMSLK, from the coding sequence ATGTTAAAACAACTGTTTTTAATATTTGTTAGTCTTTTTATGATCAATGCAGCTCAAGGACAATCAAAGGAAATTATCTATGTCGGTACGTATTCCGTTCGCGGAAGCGAAGGCGTTTACGTATTTGAATTTGATCGTTCGAAAGGCACTTTGCAGCCACTACAAACCATTGCAAGTGCCAAAAGCCCTTCTTTTCTGGCCATTCACCCCTCTCAGAAGTTTCTGTATTCAGTGAATGAAGGTGCCCCCGAATCGGGCGGAGTAAGCTCTTTTTCCATTGATCCAAAGACGGGAAAATTAACCCTGATGAACCAGGAATCATCCCGGGGAAAAGGCCCTTGTCACATCAGCATTGACCAAACAGGCAAACTTGCTTTTGTTTCTAACTACGGAGGTGGCCGGTTTACCGTTCTGCCCATCGCTTCGGACGGCAAGCTCGAAACAGCTACCGACTCCCTGTCTTATACCGGCAGCGGCCCGAACACAAAGCGTCAGGAAAAACCGCACATTCACTCGGCCACCGTTTCGCCTGACAACCGCTTTGTCTACGTTGCCGATTTAGGAACCGACCGGCTGTATATCTACGAAATCGACCAGGCGGGCAAAACAGTAAAGCCAGCCTCAACGCCTTACGCTACGGTTTCGCCCGGCTCCGGCCCACGCCACATGACGTTTCATCCCAACGGAAAATACGTTTATCTGGTTGAAGAAATGACATCTTCGGTAGCCGTCTTCACGCGTGATGCCAAAACAGGCGCTTTAACACTGATTCAGGACAATGTAAAGTCGCTACCCTCCAGCTTTACCGGCGACAACAATACATCAGCCGACATTCATACCGATCCGGCGGGGCGTTTCCTTTTTATGTCTAACCGGGGCCACAACGCACTGGCGATCTTCTCGATTGCTAAAGACGGAAAATTAACCCTTGTTGGTGACCAGAGCTCCGGGGGTAAAACACCGCGTAATTTCCTGGTTGATCCAAAAGGCGAATACGTTTTTGCTGCTAATCAGGATACCGATAACATTGTCGTCTACAAAATGGATTCTAAAACGGGTAAGCTCACGCCAACCGGCACCGAAGTGAAAGTACCAGCCCCCGTTTGCGTGAAACTGATGAGTTTAAAGTAA
- a CDS encoding carboxypeptidase-like regulatory domain-containing protein, giving the protein MKLRIFIAFLLLSLTSQAQFVIRGKVVSGDNDEPLPFANVFLANTTKGATTNEKGAFVLPNLSPGRFDVVVSYVGYETLVFPIRTDSARISSYLIKLKPIANQLAEVRVKARRGEDWQQNLDFFIKNFIGQSENSRQCKLLNPDVLWFDDDRPNTILTAGAREPLLIENTALGYRVKYQLESFVYDYGQRLISYVGYPVLEVLKPKSPRQAKRWEANRRTAYFGSTTHFMRALHNRKLQEEGFEVRRIIERDDSVRIGANKQLKKIRMLLTDLLPYSDFTASDTVNSSLTKMAFQDLLQVTYLQEKEEINYLKIQSPFGRLPRGPGPQVSIMRLVKPYILVEPNGHYYEPLGLFFEGYLTWEKIAELLPLEYEP; this is encoded by the coding sequence ATGAAACTCCGAATTTTTATAGCCTTTCTGTTGCTGAGCCTGACTAGTCAGGCTCAGTTTGTTATCCGGGGCAAAGTCGTTAGTGGCGATAATGATGAGCCGCTGCCGTTTGCCAATGTATTTCTGGCCAATACTACCAAAGGGGCTACGACCAACGAAAAAGGGGCTTTTGTGCTACCTAATCTGTCGCCGGGCCGGTTTGACGTGGTTGTTTCGTACGTCGGGTACGAAACGTTGGTTTTCCCGATCCGCACCGACAGCGCCCGAATTTCTTCTTACCTCATTAAGCTCAAACCAATTGCCAACCAACTGGCCGAAGTCCGTGTGAAGGCGCGCCGGGGCGAAGACTGGCAACAGAATCTGGACTTTTTTATCAAAAATTTCATCGGCCAGAGCGAAAATTCCCGCCAGTGCAAATTGCTCAATCCCGATGTGCTTTGGTTCGACGATGACCGTCCTAATACCATCCTGACGGCTGGTGCCCGTGAGCCGTTGCTTATTGAGAATACGGCGCTGGGCTACCGGGTCAAATACCAGTTGGAATCCTTTGTATACGATTATGGACAACGGTTAATTTCCTACGTCGGCTATCCGGTTCTGGAGGTGCTGAAACCCAAAAGCCCCCGGCAGGCCAAACGCTGGGAAGCCAATCGTCGGACCGCTTATTTCGGTTCGACAACCCACTTCATGCGCGCCCTGCACAACCGGAAACTTCAGGAGGAAGGCTTTGAGGTTCGGCGCATCATTGAGCGCGACGATTCCGTACGGATTGGTGCGAATAAGCAGCTCAAAAAGATTCGGATGCTCTTAACCGATTTGCTTCCTTATTCCGATTTTACAGCGAGCGATACGGTGAACAGCTCACTCACCAAAATGGCTTTTCAGGATTTGCTTCAGGTGACGTACCTCCAGGAAAAGGAAGAAATCAACTACCTCAAAATACAATCTCCGTTTGGTAGACTACCGCGCGGGCCGGGCCCGCAAGTTTCCATCATGCGACTGGTTAAGCCATATATTCTGGTTGAACCCAACGGCCATTATTACGAACCGCTCGGACTCTTTTTTGAAGGCTATTTAACCTGGGAAAAAATAGCCGAGCTTCTGCCGCTGGAGTACGAGCCTTAA
- a CDS encoding AI-2E family transporter gives MLPADTKPFYHRLSHTLLALGILTIAIYFGQDILVPLAMAGLLAVLLRPVEEWLIRRGVNKLVAISLALLLAFIVLAGLTALLSMQLADFMDDWPKLKQNINDFYYKTRRWIRNEYSLSYREQQKYLQQAQSQTLSSLQGPDALGAITGPLGTLLLLPIYVFLLLYYRAMLLHFVVTLFTEEHTERVREVLGQIKSIIQSYMVGLLIETASVAVLNILGLLVLGVQYAVLIGVMAAILNLVPYIGGLVATVLAVAITFINHPEPEMLLGVVGVFLVVQFIDNNMLVPLIVGSKVRINALVSIVGVLVGGALAGVSGMFLSIPAIAMLKVIFDRVDGLNAWGVLLGDQTPEEEQNKLLKIARLRRKIAKRNS, from the coding sequence ATGTTGCCAGCAGATACCAAACCCTTTTACCACCGTCTTTCGCATACCCTGTTAGCGCTGGGTATACTGACGATTGCTATTTATTTTGGCCAGGATATTTTAGTGCCCTTAGCCATGGCCGGTCTGTTGGCAGTTTTGTTGCGGCCCGTGGAAGAGTGGCTGATTCGCCGGGGAGTGAACAAGCTGGTGGCCATTAGTCTGGCATTGCTACTGGCCTTCATTGTGTTAGCGGGCCTAACGGCGCTCCTGTCTATGCAGCTAGCCGATTTCATGGACGATTGGCCGAAGCTCAAACAAAACATCAACGATTTTTACTACAAAACCCGGCGCTGGATTCGGAACGAATATAGCCTGAGTTACCGGGAGCAGCAGAAATACCTCCAGCAAGCGCAGTCCCAGACACTCAGCAGCCTGCAAGGACCGGACGCTCTGGGCGCGATTACGGGTCCGCTTGGTACGTTGCTGCTGTTGCCCATCTATGTTTTTTTGCTGCTTTATTACCGGGCCATGTTGCTTCATTTTGTTGTAACGCTATTTACGGAAGAACATACCGAACGTGTGCGGGAAGTATTGGGCCAAATCAAATCCATCATCCAAAGCTACATGGTCGGGCTGCTGATTGAAACGGCCAGCGTTGCCGTGCTGAATATTCTGGGGTTGCTGGTGCTGGGCGTTCAATACGCGGTGCTAATTGGCGTAATGGCGGCCATTCTTAACCTGGTCCCCTACATCGGTGGCCTTGTCGCCACGGTCTTAGCGGTGGCCATTACGTTCATTAATCACCCCGAACCTGAAATGCTGCTGGGCGTTGTCGGCGTATTTTTGGTGGTTCAGTTTATCGATAACAACATGCTGGTTCCTTTGATTGTAGGCTCCAAAGTTCGGATTAACGCACTGGTGTCGATTGTCGGCGTCCTGGTGGGTGGGGCCTTGGCGGGCGTTTCGGGAATGTTTTTGTCCATTCCGGCCATTGCCATGCTGAAAGTTATCTTCGACCGGGTCGATGGCCTCAATGCCTGGGGCGTTTTGCTGGGTGACCAAACGCCCGAAGAAGAGCAAAATAAACTGCTGAAGATTGCCCGCTTGCGAAGAAAAATAGCGAAACGAAACAGTTAA
- a CDS encoding GMC oxidoreductase, which translates to MTISKPAQSYDAIVVGSGISGGWAAKELTEKGLKTLLLERGRDVRHITDYPTATLNPWEIEHRGDLPLNIRQENPIASKHYAFREDTMHFWVKDKEHPYVQDQPFDWMRGYQVGGRSLLWARQTQRWSDFDFEGPARDGFAVDWPIRYADIAPWYSHVEKFAGITGNKDGLPQLPDGEFLPPHDMSCVEKHFKTAMDQHYGPGKRPIIIGRAAHLTAPQPIHYQQGRAKCQHRTLCERGCPYGGYFSSNASTIPWAERTGNLTLRPHSVVHSVIYDEQKGKAVGVRVIDANTKQMTEYFARIIFVNAGALNTNLILLNSASNRFANGLGNDSGMLGKFIAFHNYRGRISAEYEGMAEFTTDGRRPNGSYVPRFRNVFKQETDFLRGYAAGFSASRTPHTSQNGLGTKLKENLLNQKYGSWSVGSHMMGETIPKEESTVRLDPVLTDLFGIPQLRMSVGFDANDDKMVKDFYEQFTEMYTKAGFTNIKTQDTQRKPGSENHEMGGVRMGKDPKTSLLNKWNQLHACKNVFVTDGACMTSTATQNPSLTYMALTARAVDYAVKEMKKGNL; encoded by the coding sequence ATGACTATTTCTAAACCTGCTCAATCCTATGATGCCATTGTAGTCGGCTCTGGAATCAGTGGAGGCTGGGCCGCCAAAGAATTAACCGAAAAAGGCTTAAAAACGCTTCTTCTGGAACGTGGACGGGATGTCAGGCACATCACCGATTATCCGACGGCAACCCTGAATCCCTGGGAAATTGAACACCGGGGAGATTTGCCCCTGAACATCAGGCAGGAAAATCCGATTGCCAGCAAGCACTACGCCTTTCGGGAAGATACCATGCATTTTTGGGTGAAAGACAAGGAACACCCGTACGTTCAGGACCAGCCGTTCGATTGGATGCGGGGCTATCAGGTAGGTGGCCGGTCGTTGCTTTGGGCGCGGCAAACGCAGCGTTGGAGCGATTTTGATTTTGAAGGTCCGGCCCGGGATGGCTTTGCGGTGGATTGGCCCATTCGGTACGCCGACATTGCTCCCTGGTATAGTCATGTCGAGAAATTTGCCGGTATTACGGGAAATAAAGACGGGTTGCCGCAGTTGCCCGATGGTGAATTTTTGCCCCCGCACGATATGTCGTGCGTAGAAAAACATTTCAAAACGGCTATGGATCAGCATTATGGTCCAGGTAAGCGTCCGATTATTATTGGTCGGGCCGCCCACCTGACGGCGCCGCAACCCATTCACTACCAGCAGGGCCGCGCAAAGTGCCAGCACCGAACCCTGTGCGAACGCGGCTGCCCATACGGCGGGTATTTCAGCAGCAATGCGTCAACAATTCCGTGGGCCGAGCGAACGGGCAACCTGACTTTGCGGCCTCATTCGGTGGTCCATTCTGTGATTTACGATGAGCAAAAAGGCAAGGCAGTTGGTGTACGGGTTATTGACGCCAATACGAAGCAGATGACGGAGTATTTTGCCCGGATTATCTTTGTCAACGCCGGTGCGCTGAATACCAACCTGATTCTCTTGAACTCAGCGTCCAATCGTTTTGCGAATGGTCTGGGAAATGACAGCGGCATGTTGGGTAAGTTCATTGCTTTTCACAACTACCGGGGCCGAATCAGTGCGGAATACGAAGGAATGGCGGAGTTTACAACCGACGGAAGGCGTCCGAATGGGAGCTATGTGCCTCGTTTTCGCAACGTGTTCAAGCAGGAAACGGATTTTCTGCGTGGCTACGCCGCTGGTTTTTCCGCGAGCCGGACGCCGCATACCAGCCAGAATGGCCTGGGTACTAAACTGAAGGAGAACTTATTAAATCAAAAATACGGGAGCTGGAGCGTTGGATCACACATGATGGGCGAGACGATTCCCAAAGAAGAAAGCACCGTACGGCTGGACCCGGTTTTGACCGATCTGTTTGGAATTCCGCAGCTACGTATGTCGGTCGGGTTCGATGCCAACGACGACAAGATGGTGAAGGACTTCTACGAGCAGTTTACGGAGATGTACACCAAAGCAGGCTTCACCAACATCAAAACGCAGGATACCCAACGCAAACCCGGCAGCGAAAACCACGAAATGGGCGGCGTTCGGATGGGAAAAGATCCGAAAACTTCCCTACTCAACAAGTGGAACCAGCTTCACGCCTGCAAAAACGTATTTGTAACCGACGGGGCCTGCATGACCTCAACAGCAACGCAAAATCCTTCGTTGACCTACATGGCGCTAACCGCCCGTGCTGTTGATTATGCCGTGAAAGAAATGAAGAAAGGAAACCTGTAA
- a CDS encoding SDR family oxidoreductase, with protein MTQNQELTGKVALVTGAGSGIGKATALLLARHGAKLAVLGRTEKELKETADEIEQAGGEALLLLADISDAAEMKEVYGKVEQTWGRLDIVFANAGINGVWAPIEDLEPEEWDKTMNINLRGTFLTVKYAIPMLKKQGGSIIITSSVNGTRIFSNAGATAYSTTKAGQVAFTQMAALELAKHRIRVNVVCPGAIETAINDSTEKRHLEEAQEPVEFPEGVIPLTDGKPGSSEQVAETVLFLASDRASHITGTPMWIDGGESLLMG; from the coding sequence ATGACTCAGAATCAGGAATTAACAGGAAAAGTTGCGCTAGTCACCGGAGCCGGTTCAGGAATCGGTAAAGCCACGGCTTTGTTGTTGGCGCGCCACGGTGCCAAACTCGCTGTCTTGGGCCGGACAGAAAAAGAACTCAAGGAAACAGCGGACGAAATCGAGCAGGCGGGAGGCGAAGCGCTTTTGCTGCTTGCCGACATTTCAGACGCTGCCGAGATGAAAGAAGTATACGGTAAAGTTGAGCAGACCTGGGGACGTTTGGACATTGTTTTTGCCAATGCGGGTATCAACGGCGTCTGGGCACCCATTGAGGACCTGGAGCCGGAAGAGTGGGATAAAACCATGAACATCAACCTGCGGGGTACTTTTCTAACAGTCAAATACGCCATACCAATGCTGAAAAAGCAGGGCGGTTCTATCATTATCACCTCGTCGGTGAACGGAACCCGCATTTTCAGTAACGCTGGTGCTACGGCTTATTCCACCACGAAGGCGGGACAGGTAGCTTTTACGCAGATGGCCGCTCTGGAGCTGGCTAAACACCGGATTCGGGTGAACGTGGTTTGCCCCGGAGCTATTGAAACAGCCATCAACGATAGCACCGAAAAACGGCATCTGGAAGAAGCACAAGAGCCCGTTGAGTTTCCAGAAGGCGTGATTCCGCTAACGGATGGCAAACCGGGGTCGAGTGAGCAGGTTGCCGAAACGGTGCTGTTCCTGGCCTCTGACCGGGCCAGCCACATCACAGGAACACCGATGTGGATCGATGGCGGTGAATCATTGTTAATGGGTTAG
- a CDS encoding NAD(P)-dependent alcohol dehydrogenase, with translation MKAVVINEYGASNLLHVESLPKPKAESHDVLIRIHASGINPMDYKIREGTMKLILSGDFPKVLGLECAGVVEEVGEMVTSVKAGDRVVASLGASGGGYAEYVIAQDKNLVKIPDEVDFDTAATMVVGGLTALHALRDYGKLRPDERVLINGASGGVGVFAVQLARILGGQVTAVCSVANSELVRSLGAHQVINHETTDFTKGVEKYKLIFDAVGKSSFGECRDVLTEDGIYVSTLPSPKQILQNLASTFTSQKSESFIMKFNQEDMSWLLKLAAEGQLKSVIDRTYPLEGLQAAHDYSESGKVKGKLVVEVTSPTNQKSTQETV, from the coding sequence ATGAAAGCAGTTGTCATTAATGAGTACGGCGCAAGCAACCTGCTACACGTCGAATCTCTACCCAAACCCAAGGCGGAAAGCCACGATGTATTGATTCGCATTCACGCGTCGGGCATTAATCCAATGGATTACAAAATCCGCGAAGGGACGATGAAATTGATTCTTTCCGGCGATTTTCCGAAGGTGCTGGGCTTGGAGTGCGCGGGTGTTGTTGAAGAAGTTGGCGAAATGGTCACCAGCGTTAAAGCCGGTGATCGGGTTGTGGCTTCGTTGGGAGCCTCGGGCGGTGGATACGCCGAATACGTCATTGCGCAGGATAAAAACCTTGTCAAGATACCAGATGAAGTTGATTTCGATACGGCGGCGACTATGGTGGTCGGTGGCCTGACTGCTTTGCATGCATTGCGCGATTACGGCAAGCTGCGCCCCGACGAGCGCGTATTGATCAACGGGGCTTCGGGCGGGGTTGGTGTATTTGCCGTCCAGCTAGCGCGGATTCTGGGTGGGCAGGTGACGGCGGTTTGTAGCGTGGCCAATAGTGAACTGGTCCGCAGTCTGGGCGCCCATCAGGTAATCAACCACGAAACGACCGATTTTACCAAAGGGGTCGAAAAATACAAGCTCATTTTCGATGCCGTTGGAAAAAGCTCATTCGGTGAGTGCCGCGATGTCCTGACCGAAGATGGCATTTATGTCAGTACGCTGCCATCGCCGAAGCAAATACTGCAAAATCTCGCCAGTACGTTTACCTCGCAGAAGTCCGAAAGCTTCATTATGAAGTTTAATCAGGAAGACATGAGTTGGTTGCTGAAGCTGGCCGCAGAAGGGCAGTTGAAGTCCGTTATCGACCGGACTTATCCACTGGAAGGTCTTCAGGCAGCGCACGACTACAGTGAAAGTGGTAAAGTAAAAGGGAAACTGGTCGTAGAAGTAACCAGCCCAACCAATCAGAAATCAACGCAAGAAACTGTCTAA